Proteins encoded together in one Telopea speciosissima isolate NSW1024214 ecotype Mountain lineage chromosome 4, Tspe_v1, whole genome shotgun sequence window:
- the LOC122658181 gene encoding dof zinc finger protein DOF5.7-like: MSADNIPTSDDNQISGGGRKTVSVKPPEPPMKCPRCDSPNTKFCYYNNYSLTQPRHFCKTCRRYWTKGGALRNVPIGGGCRKNKRSTKSTARLSCGDSKDSATSSHSGGFKLFQGLSPAMDFQLGGVGMGGGGLPFSILHSSPVYNTNNNHHFVSLGGDLPSSVAAAAAAANATINPSCFDIDDAAAAATATSGSLMGFNLSSYPIGIGDGDFKSEGGIREMGSNSMNVHSRLASSIESLSCINQDLHWKLQQQRLAMLFSGESPKDGEGVSALPVNVVPEIQTQKPEPISFQNLGISKQEVSAINNPTNKERGMSGGTTTTTTEWFFENSYSTPTSTTTTKNNNSGSNENDNTSNWNGIQAWTDLHQYSELP; encoded by the exons ATGTCGGCAGATAATATTCCGACGAGTGACGATAACCAGATATCCGGTGGAGGCCGGAAGACAGTATCCGTGAAACCACCGGAGCCACCCATGAAATGCCCTAGATGTGATTCGCCCAACACCAAATTCTGCTATTACAACAATTACAGCCTCACACAGCCACGGCATTTCTGCAAGACTTGCAGGAGGTACTGGACCAAAGGAGGCGCTCTACGAAACGTTCCTATCGGCGGCGGTTGTCGCAAGAACAAGAGGAGTACTAAATCGACTGCTAGGCTTTCTTGTGGTGATTCAAAGGATTCCGCCACATCATCTCACTCCGGTGGATTTAAGCTCTTTCAGGGACTTTCTCCAGCCATGGATTTCCAACTTGGTGGTGTTGGTATGGGTGGTGGTGGGCTCCCTTTCTCCATACTTCATTCTTCCCCTGTTTATAATACTAATAACAATCATCACTTCGTCTCTTTGGGGGGAGACTTACCATCAtcagttgctgctgctgctgctgcagcaAATGCAACCATTAATCCTTCCTGTTTCGATATCGATGATGCTGCTGCTGCCGCCACAGCTACTTCTGGGTCTTTGATGGGTTTTAACCTAAGCAGCTATCCGATTGGGATTGGGGATGGAGATTTCAAATCCGAAGGTGGGATTAGGGAAATGGGTTCCAATTCGATGAATGTTCACAGTAGACTCGCATCTTCGATTGAGTCTTTGAGTTGTATCAATCAAGATCTCCACTGGAAATTACAGCAACAGAGATTAGCTATGCTTTTCAGTGGAGAATCGCCTAAAGATGGAGAAGGCGTTTCAGCTCTTCCTGTAAATGTTGTACCTGAAATCCAGACACAAAAACCAGAGCCCATTTCATTTCAGAATCTCGGGATCTCAAAACAAGAGGTTTCAGCCATTAATAATCCCACGAACAAGGAAAGAGGTATGAGTGGTGGTACCACGACAACCACTACCGAGTGGTTCTTTGAGAACTCTTACAGTACTCCAACCTCCACTACCACCACGAAGAACAACAACAGTGGAAGCAACGAAAACGATAATACGAGCAACTGGAATGGAATTCAAGCGTGGACGGATTTGCATCAGTATAGTGAGTTGCCCTA a